The following are from one region of the Achromobacter xylosoxidans genome:
- the iscR gene encoding Fe-S cluster assembly transcriptional regulator IscR codes for MRLTTKGRFAVTAMIDLAMRQHSGPVTLAAISQRQNISLSYLEQLFGKLRRHELVDSVRGPGGGYSLARLARNVTVADIIFAVDEPLDATSCGGKRDCTSGNDGKPGKCMTHELWATLNRKMVDYLDSVSLQDLVDQQRVRQLQEANNQAQACAVRVNRVGGANNAANAPAATVAANATV; via the coding sequence ATGCGGCTAACTACCAAGGGGCGTTTCGCCGTGACTGCCATGATCGATCTGGCTATGCGGCAGCATAGCGGTCCGGTCACTCTTGCGGCCATCAGCCAGCGTCAGAACATCTCGCTGTCCTACCTGGAACAGCTGTTCGGGAAACTGCGTCGCCACGAACTCGTGGACAGCGTGCGCGGCCCTGGGGGCGGCTACTCGCTCGCGCGCCTCGCCCGCAACGTTACCGTTGCCGACATCATTTTCGCCGTCGATGAACCCCTGGACGCCACCAGCTGCGGCGGCAAGCGGGACTGTACGAGCGGCAACGACGGCAAGCCGGGCAAGTGCATGACGCACGAACTCTGGGCTACGTTGAATCGCAAGATGGTGGATTACCTGGATTCGGTGTCCCTGCAGGATCTCGTCGATCAGCAGCGCGTGCGCCAACTGCAGGAAGCCAACAATCAAGCGCAGGCTTGCGCGGTGCGCGTGAACCGGGTGGGGGGCGCCAACAACGCCGCCAACGCCCCGGCCGCGACCGTCGCCGCCAATGCCACCGTATAA
- a CDS encoding amino acid aminotransferase encodes MSTLFDSVELAPRDPILGLNEQFNADTRPGKVNLGVGVYYDDQGRIPLLGAVRKAEAARIEAAAARGYLPIEGIAGYNNGAQALLLGKDSALAAAGRVLTTQALGGTGALKIGADFLRQLLPTSKVLISDPSWENHRALFERAGFEVGTYSYYDAATRGLNFDAMLADLKAAPAKTVVVLHACCHNPTGVDPTADQWKQIAAVVKENHLVPFLDIAYQGFGDGLTEDASVVRMFADLDLTMFISSSFSKSFSLYGERVGALTVVAGSKDEATRVLSQLKRVIRTNYSNPPTHGGTVVSTVLNTPELFAMWEEELAGMRDRIRLMRKQLVDKIKEHGGKQDFSFVLKQRGMFSYSGLTAAQVDRLREEHGVYAVSSGRICVAALNSGNIDKVAKGIAAVL; translated from the coding sequence ATGAGCACCCTTTTCGATTCCGTCGAACTCGCCCCGCGCGACCCCATTCTTGGCCTGAACGAACAATTCAACGCTGATACGCGTCCCGGTAAAGTCAATCTGGGCGTGGGCGTGTACTACGACGATCAGGGTCGCATCCCCCTGCTGGGCGCGGTTCGCAAGGCCGAAGCCGCCCGCATCGAAGCCGCCGCCGCCCGCGGCTACCTGCCCATCGAAGGCATCGCCGGTTACAACAACGGCGCGCAAGCCCTGCTGCTGGGCAAGGATTCCGCACTGGCCGCCGCCGGCCGCGTGCTGACCACCCAGGCCCTGGGCGGCACCGGCGCGCTGAAGATCGGCGCCGACTTCCTGCGCCAACTGCTGCCGACCTCCAAGGTCCTGATCAGCGATCCCAGCTGGGAAAACCACCGCGCCCTGTTCGAGCGCGCCGGTTTCGAAGTCGGCACCTATTCGTACTACGACGCCGCTACCCGCGGCCTGAACTTCGACGCCATGCTGGCCGACCTGAAGGCCGCGCCGGCCAAGACCGTCGTCGTGCTGCATGCCTGCTGCCACAACCCCACCGGCGTGGACCCCACCGCCGACCAGTGGAAGCAGATCGCCGCCGTCGTCAAGGAAAACCATCTGGTCCCGTTCCTGGACATCGCCTACCAGGGCTTCGGCGACGGCCTGACCGAGGACGCCTCGGTCGTGCGCATGTTCGCCGACCTGGACCTGACCATGTTCATCAGCTCCTCGTTCTCGAAGTCGTTCTCGCTGTACGGCGAGCGAGTCGGCGCGCTGACGGTCGTCGCCGGCAGCAAGGACGAAGCCACCCGCGTGCTGAGCCAGCTCAAGCGCGTGATCCGCACCAACTACTCCAACCCGCCCACCCACGGCGGCACGGTGGTGTCGACGGTCCTGAACACGCCTGAACTCTTCGCCATGTGGGAAGAGGAACTCGCCGGCATGCGCGACCGCATCCGCCTGATGCGCAAGCAACTGGTCGACAAGATCAAGGAACACGGCGGCAAGCAGGACTTCAGCTTCGTGCTGAAGCAGCGCGGCATGTTCTCGTACTCGGGCCTGACCGCCGCGCAAGTGGACCGCCTGCGCGAAGAGCATGGCGTGTATGCCGTTTCCAGCGGCCGCATCTGCGTCGCCGCGCTGAACAGCGGCAACATCGACAAAGTCGCCAAGGGCATCGCGGCCGTGCTGTAA
- a CDS encoding low molecular weight protein-tyrosine-phosphatase has translation MMTKVLFVCMGNICRSPSAEGVFRHLVNDAGLGDVVRIDSAGTHAFHIGEAPDARAQAAARKRGYEITHCEARQVTAEDFRDFDLILAMDWDNLSAMQQQCPKAYQHKLMLLMRFANEFEEATVPDPYYGGADGFGKVLDYLEDACQGVLELVRKRATQYQAA, from the coding sequence ATGATGACCAAGGTACTTTTCGTTTGCATGGGCAATATCTGTCGCTCGCCGAGCGCAGAGGGCGTGTTTCGCCATTTGGTGAACGACGCGGGTTTGGGCGATGTGGTTCGCATCGACTCCGCGGGCACGCACGCGTTTCACATCGGCGAGGCGCCTGATGCCCGGGCGCAGGCCGCAGCGCGCAAGCGCGGCTACGAGATCACGCACTGCGAAGCGCGTCAGGTCACCGCGGAAGATTTCCGCGATTTCGACTTGATCCTCGCCATGGATTGGGACAATCTGTCCGCCATGCAGCAGCAGTGCCCCAAGGCCTACCAGCACAAGCTGATGCTGCTGATGCGCTTTGCCAATGAGTTCGAAGAGGCCACCGTGCCCGATCCGTACTATGGCGGCGCCGATGGTTTCGGCAAGGTCCTGGACTACCTGGAAGACGCCTGTCAGGGTGTACTTGAGCTGGTGCGCAAGCGCGCGACCCAGTACCAGGCGGCGTGA
- the lexA gene encoding transcriptional repressor LexA, producing the protein MASKLTDRQQQILDLIRQTVTRTGFPPTRAEIALALGFRSPNAAEDHLKALARKGAIELTAGASRGIRLKDASPAPTQSSLPMPGLAQLLLPLVGRVAAGSPILAAEHVEREVGVDPNLFAQTPDYLLKVRGMSMRDAGILEGDLLAVKKASEARNGQIVVARLGDDVTVKRLQRQNGHIELLPENPDFEPIVVEAGQDFALEGIAVGLIRTHALH; encoded by the coding sequence ATGGCCAGCAAACTCACTGATCGCCAACAACAAATCCTGGATCTCATCAGGCAGACCGTCACGCGCACGGGCTTCCCGCCGACCCGCGCCGAAATTGCCCTGGCCCTGGGTTTCCGATCCCCCAACGCGGCGGAAGATCACCTCAAGGCGCTTGCCCGCAAGGGCGCCATCGAGCTGACCGCCGGCGCGTCGCGCGGCATCCGCCTGAAGGACGCCTCCCCTGCCCCCACGCAAAGCTCGCTGCCCATGCCGGGCCTGGCCCAATTGCTGCTGCCGCTGGTCGGCCGCGTCGCTGCGGGCAGCCCCATCCTGGCCGCCGAACACGTGGAACGCGAAGTCGGCGTCGATCCCAACCTGTTCGCCCAGACGCCCGACTACCTGCTCAAGGTGCGCGGCATGAGCATGCGCGACGCTGGCATCCTGGAAGGCGACCTGCTCGCCGTAAAGAAAGCCTCGGAAGCCCGCAATGGTCAGATCGTGGTCGCCCGCCTGGGCGACGACGTCACCGTCAAGCGCCTGCAACGCCAGAACGGCCACATAGAACTCCTGCCCGAAAACCCCGATTTCGAACCCATCGTGGTCGAAGCTGGCCAGGATTTCGCGCTGGAAGGCATCGCGGTGGGCCTGATCCGCACGCACGCGCTGCACTAG
- a CDS encoding IclR family transcriptional regulator: MTQSSSIQKALRVLKTVQRHHEEGLRLIDVCREQGLEKPTALRLLRELMAQGLVARNARSKKYYLGDYCRKLGESLAAQSSLSVRYGPLLRRISDRTEDASFLVILQDLDTLCIAREVGAYPIQALAIPVGNRQPIGVGAGGLAMLASFDEDLTEHYLNVNRARFLKYKSLTLEQLRMRIARARKRGYAVIGSHAVSKVTGVGVTLMNKEGDVLGGISVAALDNRMTQKRQEAVAQMIREEMNRFLDK; this comes from the coding sequence ATGACGCAATCCTCCAGCATCCAGAAAGCGCTGCGAGTGCTGAAAACCGTGCAGCGCCATCACGAGGAAGGTCTGCGGCTCATCGACGTGTGTCGGGAGCAGGGCTTGGAAAAACCGACGGCGCTGCGCCTGTTGCGCGAACTGATGGCGCAGGGACTGGTGGCCCGTAACGCGCGCAGCAAGAAGTACTACCTTGGCGACTATTGCCGGAAACTCGGGGAGTCACTGGCTGCGCAATCGTCGCTGTCCGTACGCTATGGACCTTTGCTGAGGCGCATCTCCGACCGCACCGAAGACGCCAGTTTCCTGGTGATCCTGCAAGACCTGGACACCCTGTGCATTGCTCGGGAAGTGGGTGCGTATCCGATCCAGGCCCTGGCCATCCCGGTCGGCAACCGGCAGCCCATCGGCGTGGGTGCGGGTGGGCTGGCCATGCTGGCGAGCTTCGACGAAGACCTTACGGAGCATTACCTCAACGTCAACAGGGCCCGCTTTCTCAAGTACAAGTCGCTTACGCTGGAGCAGCTGCGCATGCGCATTGCCCGCGCGCGTAAGCGCGGCTATGCCGTGATAGGCAGCCACGCGGTCAGCAAGGTTACGGGCGTGGGCGTCACGCTGATGAACAAGGAAGGCGATGTGCTGGGCGGCATCAGTGTCGCGGCACTGGACAATCGCATGACGCAAAAGCGCCAGGAGGCTGTTGCCCAGATGATCCGCGAAGAGATGAACCGGTTCCTGGACAAGTAA
- a CDS encoding class I adenylate-forming enzyme family protein: MQPVDFFLHAAMRYPDRIAAIDAASGRTHTYEALRGQTLALAAALQRLSGKPRPVIATLAGNSHAMLLGILATYACAGVLVPLTPTVVEQDIARQLATAAPDIVLHDAAYEALLASYHGLRICNDAGRQLHVDTLVREHAGRSPSRSNPDLSETTAIKFTGGSSGAPKAVLQSLRCINTMVASLAMTYGFDSEERFLLAPPMTHGAGTFVLPVLHAGGCLVIAGKATAEQLHALMETHGVTSTWLPPTLLQRLVQAQCAAARHLPALRNLLYGGAPCPAPLQSQAIAEFGPVLGVTYGLTEAPVIIAGMNGATGSLPENLGSAGRIGPLTRVAVVGADGHPTTIPNTLGEIIASGDLLMSGYLNMPEQTAAVLKDGWFHTGDIGVIDERGFLFIKGRSKDIIISGGFNVYPSDVENAYAQHPGIAECVVFGNADDDWGERVEMAVVPIRPGSVSVQALIDYGKQQLGSVRTPKIIHIVQSFPKNTLGKIDKRRIIDDLRNATRQEEHRS, encoded by the coding sequence ATGCAGCCTGTCGATTTCTTCCTGCATGCAGCCATGCGGTACCCGGACCGCATCGCAGCGATCGATGCGGCTAGCGGCCGCACCCATACCTACGAAGCGCTGCGCGGCCAGACGCTGGCGCTGGCTGCGGCGCTACAACGCCTGTCGGGCAAACCGCGTCCAGTGATCGCGACGCTGGCCGGCAATTCGCACGCGATGCTGCTGGGCATATTGGCCACCTACGCCTGCGCCGGCGTGCTGGTACCGCTGACGCCGACCGTGGTCGAACAGGACATCGCCCGCCAGTTGGCGACGGCCGCGCCCGACATCGTATTGCACGACGCGGCATACGAGGCGCTGCTGGCTTCCTACCACGGTCTGCGCATCTGCAACGACGCGGGCCGTCAGCTCCATGTCGATACGCTGGTGCGTGAACACGCGGGCCGGTCACCATCGCGCTCCAACCCGGATCTGAGCGAAACGACCGCCATCAAGTTCACCGGCGGATCGTCGGGCGCGCCCAAAGCCGTATTGCAGTCGCTACGCTGCATCAACACCATGGTGGCATCACTGGCCATGACATATGGTTTCGACAGCGAGGAACGCTTCCTGCTGGCTCCACCGATGACGCATGGCGCAGGCACTTTCGTGCTGCCGGTATTGCATGCCGGGGGCTGCCTGGTGATCGCTGGCAAGGCCACAGCCGAACAATTGCACGCCTTGATGGAAACCCATGGAGTGACGTCCACCTGGCTGCCCCCCACGCTGCTCCAACGGCTGGTGCAGGCACAGTGCGCCGCTGCGCGCCATCTGCCGGCGCTGCGCAACCTGCTGTATGGCGGTGCGCCATGCCCAGCCCCGCTGCAATCGCAGGCGATTGCGGAGTTTGGCCCCGTGCTGGGCGTCACCTACGGCCTGACGGAAGCGCCGGTCATCATCGCCGGCATGAACGGCGCGACCGGCTCCCTGCCGGAAAACCTCGGCAGCGCAGGCCGCATCGGCCCCCTGACGCGGGTGGCGGTCGTTGGCGCCGACGGCCACCCGACCACAATCCCAAACACCCTGGGCGAAATTATCGCCAGCGGCGACTTGCTGATGTCGGGCTACCTGAACATGCCCGAACAGACCGCGGCCGTCCTGAAAGATGGCTGGTTCCACACCGGAGACATCGGTGTCATCGATGAACGCGGGTTCCTGTTCATCAAGGGCCGCAGCAAGGACATCATCATCAGCGGCGGCTTCAATGTGTATCCCTCTGACGTCGAAAACGCCTATGCGCAACACCCCGGTATCGCCGAATGCGTGGTGTTCGGCAATGCCGACGACGACTGGGGCGAACGCGTCGAAATGGCGGTCGTGCCGATTCGGCCGGGCTCGGTCAGCGTCCAGGCGCTGATCGACTACGGCAAGCAGCAGTTGGGGTCCGTGCGGACACCCAAAATCATCCACATCGTGCAGTCTTTTCCAAAAAACACGCTGGGCAAAATCGACAAGCGGCGAATCATCGACGACTTGCGCAACGCGACCCGGCAGGAGGAACATCGATCATGA
- a CDS encoding thiolase family protein, giving the protein MSSGSTPGKKSFTCRNFILFSTGKQGLMRNGQPRRIEPLIDQLPRPNMNVYITGIAHTPLGRHPDLSVKQLTEQAVNTALADSGHGLEDMQAAWFSNVRQGQMEKQNSIRGQCALNAMGVSGIPVFNIENACASSSSGLFNACMAVESGMFDTVLVVGAEKMFYPDKKAEMMNAFFGGTDIHLLRQTWDFFCQQETDPGIRQRLNSPGAWNTQSFFMDIYAAMARQHMRTYGTTQRQIASAAAKNHAHSTTNPLAQYQNDMSTDEVLATPEIAWPLTRAMCAPISDGAAAIVLSSGRALSDARRQRAVRVAGIGAASTVIRDIADMDRHCVHLAAKRAYAMAGITPQDIDLAEVHDASSFAELLQIENLGLCARGQGGPYTESGATSLGGPTPVNVSGGLVSKGHPIAATGLVQIHELVTQLRHEAGARQVQGARTAVAENGGGFLHYEDAAAVVTVLSNRL; this is encoded by the coding sequence ATGTCATCCGGATCCACACCAGGTAAAAAAAGTTTCACATGCCGGAACTTTATCCTGTTTTCAACGGGTAAGCAGGGGTTAATGCGGAACGGCCAGCCACGCAGAATAGAGCCACTCATCGATCAGCTGCCTAGGCCCAATATGAACGTCTATATCACCGGCATCGCCCATACTCCGCTTGGCCGCCACCCGGATCTCTCGGTCAAGCAATTAACCGAACAAGCCGTCAACACTGCCCTGGCCGACAGCGGCCACGGACTGGAAGACATGCAGGCGGCGTGGTTTTCCAACGTGCGCCAAGGCCAAATGGAAAAGCAGAATTCGATCCGTGGCCAATGCGCGCTGAACGCGATGGGGGTGAGCGGCATCCCCGTCTTCAATATCGAAAACGCCTGCGCCAGCAGCAGTTCCGGCTTGTTCAACGCCTGCATGGCGGTCGAATCGGGCATGTTCGACACGGTCTTGGTGGTAGGCGCGGAAAAGATGTTCTATCCGGACAAGAAGGCCGAGATGATGAACGCGTTCTTCGGCGGCACCGACATACATTTGTTGCGTCAGACATGGGATTTCTTCTGCCAGCAGGAGACCGACCCCGGCATCCGCCAGCGGCTGAACTCTCCCGGCGCCTGGAATACGCAGAGCTTTTTCATGGACATTTATGCGGCCATGGCGCGCCAGCATATGCGCACGTATGGCACCACGCAGCGGCAGATCGCCAGTGCGGCAGCCAAGAACCACGCGCACTCGACCACGAACCCGCTGGCCCAATACCAGAACGATATGTCGACCGACGAAGTGCTTGCGACCCCCGAGATCGCCTGGCCACTGACGCGCGCCATGTGCGCACCCATTTCCGACGGTGCCGCCGCCATCGTGTTGTCCAGCGGCCGCGCCCTGTCAGACGCGCGCAGGCAACGGGCCGTCAGGGTCGCGGGCATCGGCGCGGCCAGCACGGTGATCCGCGACATCGCCGATATGGACAGGCATTGCGTGCACCTGGCTGCCAAGCGCGCCTATGCCATGGCCGGGATCACGCCGCAGGACATCGACCTGGCTGAAGTGCATGACGCATCCAGCTTCGCGGAACTGCTGCAGATCGAGAATCTGGGCCTTTGCGCCCGCGGCCAAGGCGGGCCATACACCGAAAGCGGAGCGACCAGCCTGGGCGGTCCCACACCCGTCAACGTATCGGGCGGCCTGGTGTCCAAAGGACACCCGATCGCCGCGACGGGATTGGTGCAAATCCATGAGCTCGTTACGCAACTGCGCCATGAGGCCGGCGCGCGCCAGGTACAGGGCGCCCGTACCGCAGTGGCCGAAAACGGCGGCGGCTTCTTGCACTACGAAGATGCCGCGGCCGTAGTCACGGTGCTCAGCAACAGGCTCTAG
- a CDS encoding Bug family tripartite tricarboxylate transporter substrate binding protein, whose product MNFKTWIAATSCAFAVTLGGPAAAAFPEQPIRFVVGFPPGGSTDIVARVLAEGLSRELGQAVVVENKAGAGGTIGASSVAHAKPDGYTIFLGTVATNVINPLLRKELNFDPIKDFTMIGEVGFYTNLVLVNADSKYQNLRTLVADAKQRQLSYSSPGAGTSPHMTGEYFKILTDAKMQHIPFSGSGPALTALMGGHVDLGFDNLPAALSLVQSGKVRALAITSSTRIKELPDVPTAEELGVKNMSVDAWVSVMGPAGIPADRLSVLSAALLKTLTKPDIIRKLEDKAVTIKATRPDELQGYIESETQKWRSVIETAGIKPE is encoded by the coding sequence ATGAATTTCAAGACCTGGATTGCCGCCACAAGCTGCGCATTCGCCGTCACGCTGGGCGGCCCCGCGGCCGCAGCCTTTCCGGAGCAGCCCATCCGCTTCGTGGTCGGGTTTCCGCCGGGAGGGTCGACAGATATCGTCGCGCGGGTATTGGCTGAAGGCCTGTCGCGTGAACTGGGACAGGCCGTGGTCGTCGAAAACAAGGCCGGCGCTGGCGGCACTATCGGCGCCTCGTCGGTCGCGCACGCCAAACCCGACGGCTACACCATCTTCCTGGGTACCGTAGCCACCAACGTGATCAACCCGCTGCTGCGCAAGGAGCTGAATTTCGACCCTATCAAGGATTTCACCATGATTGGCGAGGTTGGCTTCTACACCAATCTGGTGCTGGTCAATGCCGATTCCAAGTACCAGAACCTGCGCACGCTGGTCGCCGACGCAAAGCAGCGGCAGTTGTCGTACTCCAGCCCCGGGGCTGGCACATCGCCGCACATGACCGGCGAGTACTTCAAGATCCTGACAGACGCGAAGATGCAGCACATTCCCTTCTCGGGCAGCGGGCCGGCGTTAACCGCGCTGATGGGTGGTCACGTCGACCTCGGGTTCGACAATCTGCCTGCGGCCCTGAGCCTGGTGCAGTCGGGCAAAGTGCGGGCGCTGGCCATCACCAGCAGCACGCGCATCAAGGAACTGCCCGACGTGCCCACCGCCGAGGAACTGGGAGTGAAGAACATGAGCGTGGACGCCTGGGTCAGCGTCATGGGCCCGGCCGGCATTCCTGCCGACCGGCTGTCGGTGCTGAGCGCCGCCTTGCTGAAAACGTTGACCAAACCCGACATCATCCGCAAGCTTGAAGACAAGGCCGTCACGATCAAAGCCACCCGCCCGGACGAATTGCAGGGCTATATCGAATCCGAGACCCAAAAGTGGCGCAGCGTCATCGAGACGGCCGGAATCAAGCCGGAGTAA
- the uvrB gene encoding excinuclease ABC subunit UvrB codes for MPKSAIDPITAGAAANLAADPAAALAVADPSAPGPGFIDFPGSPFHLYQPYPPAGDQPTAIEGLTQGVEDGLMFQTLLGVTGSGKTYTMANVIARMGRPALVLAPNKTLAAQLYAEMREFFPKNAVEYFVSYYDYYQPEAYVPTRDLFIEKDSSINEHIEQMRLSATKSLLERRDTIIVGTVSCIYGIGNPGDYHAMVLILRAGDQISRREILARLVAMQYTRNDAEFTRGVFRVRGETIDIFPAESPELALRLTLFDDEIESLELFDPLTGRIRQKLPRFTVYPGSHYVTPRDTVLRAIETIKEELRERVKRFVDDGHLVEAQRLEQRTRFDLEMLQELGFCKGIENYSRHLSGAAPGEPPPTLIDYLPSDALMFIDESHVTIGQLGGMYRGDRARKETLVQYGFRLPSALDNRPLKLEEFEARMRQCVFVSATPAAYEKEHTDNVVEQVVRPTGLVDPLVEVLPARTQVDDLLGQIKARVAQAERVLVTTLTKRMAEDLTDFLSEHGVRVRYLHSDIDTVERVEIIRDLRLGTFDVLVGINLLREGLDIPEVSLVAILDADKEGFLRSERSLIQTIGRAARNLNGHAILYADRITDSMQRAMEETERRRAKQLKFNADHGITARGVQKAVRELIDGVVAPTQHDALEAAVPAEFLKDEKALAREIKRLEKLMMDHARNLEFEQAAAARDALTALKQRVLLDGAV; via the coding sequence ATGCCTAAGAGCGCAATAGACCCGATTACGGCGGGGGCCGCAGCGAACCTGGCGGCCGATCCCGCGGCGGCATTGGCCGTGGCGGATCCGTCCGCGCCAGGCCCCGGATTCATCGATTTCCCGGGCAGCCCGTTTCACCTGTACCAACCCTATCCGCCGGCGGGCGATCAGCCCACCGCCATCGAGGGGTTGACCCAGGGGGTCGAAGACGGCCTGATGTTTCAGACGCTATTGGGCGTGACGGGCTCCGGCAAGACCTACACCATGGCCAACGTCATCGCCCGCATGGGGCGCCCGGCGCTGGTTCTGGCCCCCAATAAGACGCTGGCCGCCCAGCTGTACGCCGAAATGCGGGAGTTCTTCCCGAAGAACGCCGTCGAGTACTTCGTTTCGTACTACGACTACTACCAGCCCGAAGCGTACGTGCCGACGCGCGACCTGTTCATTGAAAAGGATTCGTCCATCAATGAGCACATCGAACAGATGCGGCTGTCGGCGACCAAGAGCCTGCTGGAGCGCCGCGACACCATCATCGTGGGCACCGTGTCGTGCATCTACGGTATCGGCAACCCGGGCGACTACCACGCCATGGTGCTGATCCTGCGCGCCGGCGACCAGATCTCGCGCCGCGAGATCCTGGCCCGCCTGGTCGCCATGCAGTACACCCGCAACGACGCCGAGTTCACCCGCGGCGTCTTCCGGGTGCGTGGCGAGACCATCGACATCTTCCCGGCGGAAAGCCCGGAACTGGCGCTGCGCCTGACGCTGTTCGACGACGAGATCGAAAGCCTGGAGCTGTTCGATCCGCTGACCGGCCGCATCCGCCAGAAGCTGCCGCGCTTTACCGTCTATCCCGGTTCGCACTACGTCACGCCGCGCGACACCGTGCTGCGCGCCATTGAAACCATCAAGGAAGAGCTGCGCGAACGGGTCAAGCGCTTCGTCGACGACGGCCATCTGGTCGAGGCGCAGCGGCTGGAGCAGCGCACCCGTTTCGACCTGGAAATGCTGCAGGAGCTGGGCTTCTGCAAAGGCATCGAAAACTACTCTCGCCACCTGTCCGGCGCGGCGCCAGGCGAACCGCCGCCCACCCTCATCGACTACCTGCCGTCCGATGCGCTCATGTTCATTGACGAAAGCCACGTCACCATCGGCCAGTTGGGCGGCATGTACCGGGGCGACCGCGCGCGCAAGGAAACGCTGGTGCAGTACGGCTTTCGCCTGCCGTCGGCGCTGGACAACCGGCCGCTGAAACTCGAGGAATTCGAGGCTCGGATGCGCCAGTGCGTGTTCGTGTCGGCCACGCCGGCCGCCTACGAGAAAGAGCACACCGACAACGTCGTGGAACAAGTGGTGCGGCCTACCGGGCTGGTCGATCCGCTGGTCGAGGTCCTGCCGGCCCGGACCCAGGTCGATGACCTCCTCGGGCAGATCAAGGCGCGCGTGGCGCAAGCGGAGCGCGTGCTGGTCACCACGCTGACCAAGCGCATGGCGGAGGACTTGACGGACTTCCTGAGCGAGCACGGCGTCCGAGTGCGCTATCTGCATTCGGATATCGACACCGTCGAGCGCGTGGAAATCATCCGCGACCTGCGCCTGGGCACCTTTGACGTGCTGGTGGGGATCAACCTGCTGCGCGAAGGGCTGGATATTCCCGAAGTGTCGCTGGTCGCGATCCTGGATGCCGACAAGGAAGGCTTCCTGCGTTCGGAACGCAGCCTGATCCAGACCATCGGGCGTGCGGCGCGCAACCTCAACGGCCACGCCATCCTTTATGCGGACCGCATCACCGATTCGATGCAGCGCGCCATGGAGGAAACCGAAAGGCGGCGCGCCAAGCAGCTGAAGTTCAACGCCGACCACGGCATTACCGCCCGGGGCGTGCAGAAGGCCGTGCGCGAACTGATTGATGGCGTGGTCGCGCCGACGCAGCACGACGCGCTCGAGGCCGCAGTTCCGGCCGAGTTCCTGAAGGACGAAAAGGCCCTGGCCCGCGAGATCAAGCGCCTCGAAAAGCTGATGATGGATCATGCCCGGAACCTCGAGTTCGAACAGGCGGCTGCGGCGCGCGACGCGCTGACCGCGCTGAAGCAGCGCGTGCTGCTGGACGGGGCGGTGTAG